In one window of Microbacterium sp. PM5 DNA:
- a CDS encoding NUDIX hydrolase family protein, with translation MAVRTPDPDPNERDDDGTPRDPLRGFGGGAGRPGHPLGDGTFGSPAPESAANPGWLSDVELAEARRRLPILYVEAVPVRTDGVGAVTQVGVLLRATPLGEITRSIVSGRVRYGETVRDALFRHLENDLGPMAFPQLPPQPVPFTVAEYFPLPGVSAFHDDRQHAVSLAFVIPVTGTCEPRQDALEVTWMTPEEASSDALAAEMEGGRSTLIRLALASVGALR, from the coding sequence ATGGCCGTTCGCACCCCCGACCCTGATCCGAACGAACGCGACGACGACGGGACCCCTCGCGACCCGCTGCGCGGCTTCGGGGGAGGGGCCGGTCGTCCCGGGCACCCTCTCGGCGACGGCACGTTCGGCTCGCCGGCTCCGGAAAGCGCCGCAAACCCCGGCTGGTTGAGCGACGTCGAGCTCGCCGAGGCCCGTCGGCGGCTGCCGATCCTCTACGTCGAGGCGGTGCCGGTGCGCACGGACGGCGTGGGTGCGGTGACGCAGGTCGGCGTGCTGCTGAGGGCGACGCCGCTGGGGGAGATCACCCGGTCGATCGTGTCGGGGCGGGTGCGCTATGGCGAGACGGTGCGCGACGCCCTCTTCCGCCATCTCGAGAACGACCTCGGTCCGATGGCGTTCCCGCAGCTTCCGCCGCAACCGGTGCCGTTCACGGTGGCCGAGTACTTCCCCCTCCCCGGGGTCAGCGCCTTCCACGACGACCGTCAGCATGCGGTGTCGCTGGCGTTCGTCATCCCGGTCACCGGTACGTGCGAGCCGCGCCAGGATGCCCTGGAGGTCACGTGGATGACCCCCGAGGAGGCGTCGTCCGACGCTCTGGCCGCCGAGATGGAGGGCGGGCGCTCGACGCTCATCCGTCTGGCTCTCGCCAGCGTCGGCGCGCTGCGCTGA
- a CDS encoding ATP-binding protein translates to MPRSEMLVEVAGALPLALLLSFVIAWVLRRLFGARLSLPLSVMTIVSLLGVSLGLFLAGWFFVGLRLWMPTALLLAAGSSLGLSFLVAGVAALLRRDGAIDVAALLEKGESDRVEFKETARWNVRDDKKDARMEQVVAKTVAAFLNSSGGTLLIGVDDDGRVHGLDRDFATLRTPDADRFELWLRDMLTASLGKNAAAMPRIRFAEVDGATVCAVRCPRAPEPVFVAQGGGTELWVRVGNSTRAFGVDEAVTYVARHFRPTLTDLLLGRR, encoded by the coding sequence GTGCCCCGCAGTGAGATGCTCGTCGAGGTCGCCGGCGCGCTGCCGCTGGCGCTGCTGCTGTCGTTCGTGATCGCCTGGGTGCTGCGTCGCCTGTTCGGTGCCCGGCTCTCCCTGCCGCTGTCGGTCATGACGATCGTGTCGCTGCTGGGAGTGAGCCTGGGGCTCTTCCTGGCGGGGTGGTTCTTCGTCGGGCTGAGGCTGTGGATGCCGACCGCACTGCTGCTGGCGGCCGGCAGCAGCCTCGGGCTGTCGTTCCTCGTCGCCGGCGTGGCGGCGCTGCTGCGCCGCGACGGGGCCATCGACGTCGCCGCGCTCCTGGAGAAGGGCGAGAGCGACCGTGTCGAGTTCAAGGAGACCGCGCGCTGGAACGTCCGTGACGACAAGAAGGACGCGCGGATGGAGCAGGTGGTCGCGAAGACCGTCGCCGCCTTCCTCAACAGTTCCGGGGGAACACTGCTCATCGGCGTCGACGACGACGGCCGCGTGCATGGTCTCGATCGCGACTTCGCGACTCTCCGCACCCCCGACGCCGACCGGTTCGAGCTCTGGCTGCGCGACATGCTGACGGCGAGTCTCGGAAAGAACGCCGCTGCCATGCCGCGTATCCGTTTCGCCGAGGTCGACGGCGCCACGGTCTGCGCCGTACGCTGCCCGCGAGCGCCCGAGCCCGTCTTCGTCGCCCAGGGCGGCGGCACCGAGTTGTGGGTGCGGGTCGGCAACTCGACCCGCGCGTTCGGCGTCGACGAAGCCGTGACCTACGTCGCCCGGCACTTCCGGCCCACCCTCACCGATCTTCTGCTCGGGCGTCGCTGA